A window of Saccopteryx leptura isolate mSacLep1 chromosome 5, mSacLep1_pri_phased_curated, whole genome shotgun sequence contains these coding sequences:
- the ALKAL2 gene encoding ALK and LTK ligand 2 has protein sequence MRGPGRPLFLVLLLVLGAAGLGRGVVEPREAADRQTLLRLIVEIIQELKKYHSGELKRLSPPGPQDAGPGRREAVDYGLDPEEQRAEIVPRDLRMKDKFLKHLTGPLYFSPKCSKHFHRLYHNTRDCTIPAYYKRCARLLTRLAVSPVCMDR, from the exons ATGCGCGGGCCCGGGCGCCCCCTCTTCCTGGTGCTGCTGCTCGTGCTGGGCGCggcggggctgggcaggggagtCGTGGAGCCACGGgaggcggcagacagacagacgctGCTGCGGCTCATCGTGGAGATCATCCAGGAGCTCAAGAAGTACCACTCGGGGGAGCTCAAGCGACTGTCGCCCCCAGGACCGCAGGACGCAGGTCCGGGCCGCAGGGAGGCCGTGGACTACGGGCTGGACCCCGAGGAGCAGCGCGCGG AAATTGTTCCTCGAGATCTAAGGATGAAGGACAAGTTTTTAAAGCATCTTACAG GTCCTCTATATTTCAGCCCAAAGTGCAGCAAACACTTCCACAGACTTTACCACAACACCAGAGACTGCACTATCCCGGCAT ACTACAAGAGATGTGCCAGGCTCCTCACCCGGCTGGCAGTCAGCCCTGTGTGCATGGACAGATGA